In Mycolicibacterium phocaicum, one DNA window encodes the following:
- the adh gene encoding aldehyde dehydrogenase gives MTVYARPGAEGSVMTYPARYDNFIGGEWVAPAAGRYFENRTPVTGEVFIEIARSDESDIEKALDAAHAAAPAWGKTSPAARARVLNLIADRMEQNLEAIAVAESWDNGKPVRETLNADIPLAVDHFRYFAGVLRAQEGSISEIDDDTVAYHFHEPLGVVGQIIPWNFPILMAVWKLAPALAAGNAIVLKPAEQTPASIMYLFSLIGDLLPPGVVNVVNGFGVEAGKPLASSNRIAKIAFTGETTTGRLIMQYASQNLIPVTLELGGKSPNIFFSDIMAAEDDFQDKALEGFTMFALNQGEVCTCPSRSLIQADIFDEFLALAAIRTKAVRQGDPLDTETMIGAQASNDQLEKILSYIEIGKSEGAQLITGGERAELGGDLNGGYYVTPTVFSGHNGMRIFQEEIFGPVLSVTSFKDYDDAISIANNTLYGLGAGVWSRNGNVAYRAGRDIKAGRVWTNCYHMYPAHAAFGGYKQSGIGRENHKMMLDHYQQTKNLLVSYSTKAQGFF, from the coding sequence ATGACTGTTTACGCGCGTCCCGGTGCCGAGGGTTCGGTGATGACCTACCCGGCCCGCTATGACAACTTCATCGGCGGCGAGTGGGTGGCACCCGCTGCCGGACGCTACTTCGAAAACCGTACCCCGGTGACGGGTGAGGTGTTCATCGAGATTGCCCGCTCGGACGAATCCGACATCGAGAAGGCGCTGGACGCCGCGCACGCCGCCGCGCCCGCCTGGGGCAAGACGTCGCCGGCTGCCCGCGCCCGCGTCCTCAATCTCATCGCCGACCGCATGGAGCAGAACCTCGAGGCCATCGCCGTCGCCGAGTCGTGGGACAACGGCAAGCCGGTCCGCGAGACCCTGAACGCCGACATCCCGCTGGCCGTCGACCACTTCCGCTACTTCGCGGGCGTGCTGCGGGCCCAGGAAGGTTCGATCTCCGAGATCGACGACGACACCGTCGCCTACCACTTCCACGAGCCGCTCGGCGTCGTCGGCCAGATCATCCCGTGGAACTTCCCGATCCTGATGGCCGTCTGGAAGCTGGCCCCCGCGCTGGCCGCCGGCAACGCCATCGTGCTCAAGCCCGCCGAGCAGACCCCGGCGTCGATCATGTACCTGTTCTCGCTCATCGGCGACCTGCTGCCGCCGGGTGTTGTCAACGTGGTCAACGGCTTTGGCGTCGAGGCCGGCAAGCCACTCGCCTCGAGCAACCGCATCGCCAAGATCGCCTTCACCGGTGAGACCACCACCGGCCGGCTGATCATGCAGTACGCCAGCCAGAACCTGATCCCGGTCACCCTGGAGCTGGGCGGCAAGAGCCCCAACATCTTCTTCAGCGACATCATGGCCGCCGAGGACGACTTCCAGGACAAGGCGCTCGAAGGCTTCACGATGTTCGCGCTGAACCAGGGCGAGGTCTGCACCTGCCCGTCGCGCAGCCTCATCCAGGCCGACATCTTCGACGAGTTCCTGGCGCTGGCCGCCATCCGTACCAAGGCCGTCCGCCAGGGTGACCCGCTGGACACCGAGACGATGATCGGCGCGCAGGCCTCCAACGACCAGCTCGAGAAGATCCTGTCCTACATCGAGATCGGCAAATCCGAAGGGGCGCAGCTGATCACCGGTGGTGAGCGGGCCGAGCTCGGCGGCGACCTCAACGGCGGCTACTACGTGACGCCGACAGTGTTCTCCGGCCACAACGGCATGCGGATCTTCCAGGAGGAGATCTTCGGGCCGGTGCTGTCGGTGACGTCGTTCAAGGACTACGACGATGCCATCTCGATCGCCAACAACACCCTGTACGGCCTGGGCGCCGGCGTGTGGTCGCGCAACGGCAACGTCGCCTACCGGGCGGGCCGGGACATCAAGGCCGGTCGCGTGTGGACCAACTGCTATCACATGTACCCCGCGCACGCCGCGTTCGGCGGCTACAAGCAGTCCGGCATCGGCCGGGAGAACCACAAGATGATGCTGGACCACTACCAGCAGACGAAGAACCTGCTCGTCTCGTACTCGACGAAGGCTCAGGGCTTCTTCTGA